One genomic region from Daphnia magna isolate NIES linkage group LG10, ASM2063170v1.1, whole genome shotgun sequence encodes:
- the LOC116932841 gene encoding serine/threonine-protein phosphatase 4 catalytic subunit, translating into MSDFSDLDRQIEQLRRCEIIKESEVKALCAKAREILVEESNVQRVDSPVTVCGDIHGQFYDLKELFKVGGDVPDTNYLFMGDFVDRGFYSVETFLLLLALKVRYPDRITLIRGNHESRQITQVYGFYDECFRKYGSVTVWRYCTEIFDYLSLSAIIDGKIFCVHGGLSPSIQTLDQIRIIDRKQEVPHDGPMCDLLWSDPEDTQQGWGVSPRGAGYLFGSDVVQHFNTSNDIEMICRAHQLVMEGYKWHFNETVLTVWSAPNYCYRCGNVAAILELDENLHREFTIFEAAPQETRGIPSKKPQADYFL; encoded by the exons ATGTCGGACTTTAGTGATTTGGATCGACAAATTGAACAACTCAGAAGGTGTGAAATCATTAAAGAATCAGAAGTTAAAGCCCTGTGTGCTAAAGCAAGGGAGATTCTTGTCGAGGAAAGCAATGTTCAGCGGGTTGATTCTCCTGTCACA gtCTGCGGCGATATTCATGGCCAGTTTTATGACTTAAAAGAACTTTTTAAAGTGGGTGGGGATGTTCCAGACACAAATTACCTTTTCATGGGTGATTTTGTTGATCGGGGGTTTTACAGTGTAGAGACCTTTCTTCTACTATTAGCTTTAAAG GTTCGTTACCCAGATCGCATCACTTTGATTAGAGGGAATCACGAATCACGTCAAATTACCCAAGTTTATGGTTTCTATGACGAATGTTTTAGAAAGTACGGTTCAGTCACAGTGTGGCGATATTGTACTGAAATTTTCGACTACCTTAGTCTTTCGGCGATTATTGACGGCAAG ATCTTCTGTGTACATGGTGGACTATCTCCTTCAATTCAGACATTGGACCAAATCCGAATTATTGACAGAAAACAGGAAGTTCCTCACGATGGACCAATGTGTGACCTTCTTTGGTCTGATCCTGAAG ATACACAACAAGGATGGGGAGTCAGTCCACGCGGTGCCGGTTACCTTTTTGGCTCTGACGTTGTGCAACACTTTAACACCTCAAATGACATCGAAATGATTTGCAGAGCACATCAACTTGTCATGGAAGGCTACAAATGGCATTTTAACGAAACAGTCCTCACAGTGTGGTCTGCACCTAACTACTGCTATAG GTGTGGAAATGTGGCTGCCATTTTGGAATTGGACGAGAATCTCCATCGAGAATTCACGATTTTTGAAGCTGCCCCTCAAGAAACTCGTGGCATTCCTTCCAAAAAACCTCAAGCCGATTATTTCCTATGA
- the LOC116931959 gene encoding probable chitinase 10 has product MKSFLALALFCCCAFPFVIGTRFVCYFPNWTFYRPDAGNFKVSNIDPFLCTDLVYSFAVLDGSTYEIKIFDSWVDIDNKGYADFVALKSRNPQLKTTIAIGGWTDSHDGTTKYSDLVASPTNRAIFVQSVVKFLQNYQFDGLDLDWEYPSGESDKAGFADLMRELRNAFGTKYLLTVAVAANSTIIDKGYDVPAMAQTADYINLMAYDMHGAWEPQTDHHAPLYKRDWETVDNNIDYIVKYWIDKGLSADMINMGIPLYGKSWTLGTSVEPDFQALSAGEGAAGPFTGLAGTLGYNEICKYVKTDGWQSVDDPDQLNGPYAVSASNPKTWVSYDDTKMAGVKSQYVLDNQLGGAMVWDISTDDFHDRCGDGANPLMTTISQTVISNGSRFICYFPNWGYYRTGDGKYVVDNINASLCTDLVYAFAVLDEKTYKIVEYDPDVDLGTQQFYAKFVDLKKQNPSLKTTIAIGGWTDSHDGSDKYSKMVASSTNRATFVTSVMEFLTKYKFDGLDIDWEYPSGPSDKEGLAELMKELRAEFGSRYLLTVAVAANQIVIDQGYNVPVMAETADYINVMAYDMHGPWELLTDHHAPLYQRDWDTDLTNNVHSVINYWIAEGLPASKIMMGIPLYGKSWTLNYTYTEDATLPAPGFGPGAPGPLTKDSSGYLGYYEICNSVKNEGWEVVVDQEFKIGPYASSPNVPKTWVGYDDPAMANVKSRYVLDNGLGGAMVWDISTDDFRNTCGEGVNPIMTNISRTVGVGVSSTTTFKPSVTSTTTATSTSVLTSTSSSGETSTAAAPKSTTKLSTWPRTTTAWTTRMTIFNTPFSPSSGDQITSHGNPFMLLIFFVLLMRMLNRL; this is encoded by the exons ATGAAGAGTTTTTTGGCGTTGGCTTTATTCTGCTGCTGCGCATTTCCGTTTGTGATCGGAACACGGTTTGTTTGCTACTTTCCGAATTGGACGTTTTATCGACCAG ATGCAGGCAATTTTAAAGTGTCAAATATCGACCCATTTTTGTGCACCGATTTGGTCTATTCTTTTGCTGTGCTCGATGGCAGCACCTACGAGATCAAAATCTTTGATTCGTGGGTCGACATTGACAATAAAGGCTATGCCGATTTTGTGGCACTGAAATCACGCAATCCGCAGTTAAAGACAACGATCGCCATTGGAGGATGGACCGACTCTCACGACGGCACCACCAAATATTCAGATTTGGTGGCTAGTCCGACCAATCGAGCGATTTTCGTCCAATCCGTCGTGAAATTTCTCCAAAATTATCAATTCGATGGCCTCGATCTCGACTGGGAGTATCCTAGTGGTGAATCAGACAAGGCTGGATTCGCAGACTTAATGAGAGAACTTCGAAACGCTTTTGGGACGAAATATTTGCTAACGGTCGCCGTAGCAGCAAATTCGACCATCATCGATAAAG GTTATGATGTACCAGCAATGGCACAGACGGCTGACTACATCAATTTAATGGCGTACGACATGCATGGCGCGTGGGAGCCGCAAACAGATCACCACGCTCCGCTATACAAACGAGACTGGGAGACTGTCGACAATAACATTGATTATATTGTCAAATATTGGATTGATAAAGGCCTTTCTGCAGACATGATCAACATGGGGATTCCACTTTACGGCAAGAGCTGGACACTTGGTACAAGTGTCGAACCAGATTTCCAGGCACTAAGTGCTGGCGAAGGGGCGGCCGGTCCGTTCACGGGTCTTGCTGGAACTTTAGGATACAACGAAATTTGTAAATACGTCAAAACAGACGGATGGCAATCTGTTGATGATCCCGATCAACTCAACGGTCCCTACGCCGTCTCGGCAAGCAATCCCAAAACCTGGGTTAGTTACGACGACACGAAAATGGCAGGTGTCAAGAGCCAATACGTCCTTGATAATCAATTGGGAGGGGCTATGGTCTGGGATATTAGCACAGACGACTTCCACGACAGGTGTGGAGACGGAGCCAATCCTCTCATGACTACAATTTCCCAAACTGTCATTTCCAACGGTTCCCGTTTTATTTGCTATTTTCCTAATTGGGGCTATTATCGTACAG GTGATGGCAAATACGTTGTGGACAACATTAACGCCAGTCTTTGCACCGATTTGGTGTATGCCTTTGCAGTCCTGGATGAAAAAACTTACAAGATTGTAGAATACGATCCTGATGTCGATTTAGGAACGCAACAATTTTATGCGAAATTTGTCGATCTCAAGAAGCAAAATCCAAGCCTGAAGACTACAATTGCCATTGGAGGTTGGACCGATTCTCACGATGGGAGCGACAAGTATTCCAAAATGGTGGCCAGTTCTACCAATCGAGCCACTTTTGTGACGTCAGTTATGGAATTCCTTACAAAGTACAAATTTGATGGGTTGGACATCGATTGGGAATATCCAAGCGGCCCTTCAGACAAAGAAGGACTTGCCGAATTGATGAAGGAACTTCGGGCCGAGTTTGGATCCCGATATTTGCTAACCGTCGCTGTGGCTGCCAATCAAATCGTTATTGATCAAG GGTATAATGTGCCAGTCATGGCTGAGACAGCTGATTACATCAATGTCATGGCGTACGATATGCACGGACCATGGGAACTTTTAACCGACCATCACGCCCCATTGTACCAAAGAGACTGGGACACTGATCTAACCAATAATGTGCACTCTGTCATTAATTATTGGATAGCTGAAGGTCTGCCGGCGTCCAAAATCATGATGGGTATACCTCTTTATGGCAAAAGCTGGACGCTCAACTACACCTACACCGAGGATGCAACACTTCCAGCACCGGGTTTCGGACCAGGGGCCCCTGGACCTTTGACCAAAGACTCTTCTGGCTATTTAGGCTACTACGAAATTTGTAATTCTGTCAAAAATGAAGGCTGGGAGGTAGTTGTTGACCAGGAATTCAAAATCGGCCCGTACGCGTCATCGCCCAACGTACCCAAGACTTGGGTCGGTTACGATGATCCGGCTATGGCTAATGTCAAGAGTCGCTACGTACTAGACAATGGACTGGGTGGAGCCATGGTTTGGGATATCAGCACAG ATGATTTCAGAAACACTTGTGGCGAAGGAGTCAATCCTATTATGACAAACATTTCGCGTACGGTTGGAGTGGGAGTATCGTCTACGACGACCTTCAAGCCCAGTGTGACATCGACGACGACTGCCACATCCACTAGCGTGTTGACATCGACGAGTAGCAGTGGCGAGACATCTACTGCAGCAGCGCCTAAATCGACCACGAAACTTTCGACTTGGCCGAGAACAACAACAGCATGGACAACACGGATGACGATTTTCAACACACCGTTCAGTCCTAGCAGTGGGGATCAAATAACTAGCCATGGAAACCCATTTatgttgttgatttttttcgttctattAATGCGTATGTTAAATAGATTGTAG
- the LOC123477144 gene encoding serine/threonine-protein kinase/endoribonuclease IRE2-like — protein MRQISIATDKVVLGIGGFGFILKGKYDGREVAVKRVPLEDQDLNEEEAMLKLDHANIVKLFHCESDENFRYYALELCVASLDHLFLKTDDEKKYNGPMPHHIEVIQQLASGLEHIHSKDLVHGDIRPRNVLISVGSAGPDEITIKWADFGLNRNVDVQGTAIKSEARGKNAWLAPELLKLSGTKNHGTAKGDIFAQGLVFGSLFLNGEHLYGSMENGKEIHDNIIKGNPVNMQSNS, from the exons ATGCGACAAATTTCGATCGCCACTGACAAGGTTGTACTAGGAATAGGTGGATTTGGCTTTATATTAAAAGGTAAATACGATGGCCGAGAAGTCGCAGTAAAGAGAGTACCGCTAGAAGACCAGGATTTaaacgaagaagaagcaaTGCTAAAATTGGATCATGCAAACATCGTCAAACTATTTCATTGTGAAAGTGACGAGAATTTCAG GTACTATGCATTGGAATTGTGTGTTGCCTCGTTAGATCATCTATTCTTGAAGACGGATGACGAGAAAAAATACAACGGACCGATGCCACATCACATCGAAGTTATCCAACAATTAGCTTCAGGTCTCGAACATATCCATTCAAAGGATTTAGTTCATGGAGACATTAGACCAAGGAACGTCCTTATTTCGGTGGGTTCTGCTGGCCCAGATGAGATAACAATCAAATGGGCAGACTTTGGACTGAACAGAAACGTCGATGTACAAGGAACAGCAATAAAAAGTGAAGCAAGAGGGAAAAACGCATGGCTAGCCCCCGAGTTGCTGAAACTAAGCGGCACCAAGAACCATGGTACCGCCAAGGGCGACATCTTTGCACAGGGACTCGTTTTCGGAAGTCTCTTCTTGAATGGGGAACATCTCTACGGTTCCATGGAGAATGGAAAGGAAATTCATGACAATATAATTAAAGGAAATCCCGTCAACATGCAAAGTAATTCCTGA
- the LOC123476781 gene encoding serine/threonine-protein kinase/endoribonuclease ire-1-like, with amino-acid sequence MLEHDPDKRMTSTQVVNQLKTINKIVGKEKELLELCGRDSRLDLSDKTQNFIQFGINLNAKDDDGRNALHLLCRNYSSPKLTDAIELLIENKIDVNAKDNDGLNAIHYLCRYHLSHNLIKAIEILIHFGIDAKATTNDGSNALHYLSRYNPTSNLLDAIEILTRMGVDAQAKDKDGWNVNYYLYNKDKKEMKILVDRDVPLGQGNFGTVLKGKFGGREVAVKRVELLKVDKREEDAMLKLEHPNIVKLLHVESDNDFRNYALELCDASLDKLFLKSDNPKRYKGPMPRNIEVFHQLAVGLAYIHSKKLIHRDIKPRNILIKESPDKYQEIIIKWSDFGLAKSVNENGLHSWSGVRGNRT; translated from the exons atgttggaacaCGATCCTGACAAAAGGATGACATCGACACAAGTCGTTAATCAACTAAAGACCATCAATAAG AttgttggaaaagaaaaagaattgcttGAATTGTGTGGGCGTGATTCACGATTGGATCTATCGGACAAAACTCAAAACTTCATTCAGTTCGGAATTAACCTGAACGCAAAGGACGACGATGGGAGGAATGCGCTCCATCTTTTGTGTCGAAACTATTCCAGCCCAAAATTAACTGACGCAATTGAACTTctcatcgaaaacaaaatcgaCGTGAATGCAAAGGACAACGATGGGCTGAACGCAATTCACTATTTGTGTCGATACCATTTAagccacaacttaattaaagCTATTGAAATCTTGATTCATTTCGGAATCGACGCGAAAGCTACGACCAACGATGGATCAAATGCGCTCCATTATTTGAGTCGATACAATCCAACCTCAAATTTACTCGACGCAATTGAAATTTTGACTCGAATGGGAGTGGACGCGCAGGCAAAGGATAAAGATGGGTGGAATGTGAACTATTATTTATATAATAAAGAtaagaaggaaatgaaaattttggtCGACCGCGATGTTCCACTGGGGCAAGGTAACTTTGGTACGGTGTTAAAAGGAAAGTTTGGAGGTCGTGAAGTCGCAGTAAAAAGAGTTGAACTATTAAAAGTCgacaaaagagaagaagacgCAATGCTGAAGTTAGAACATCCAAACATCGTCAAACTTCTTCACGTTGAAAGTGACAACGACTTCAG AAACTATGCATTGGAATTGTGTGACGCCTCTTTAGATAAACTGTTTCTGAAGTCAGATAACCCCAAAAGATACAAAGGACCTATGCCACGAAATATCGAGGTTTTCCATCAATTGGCTGTAGGCCTGGCATACATCCATTCAAAGAAATTAATTCATCGAGACATTAAACCGCGTAACATCCTCATCAAGGAAAGTCCTGACAAATATCAAGAGATAATAATCAAATGGTCTGATTTTGGACTGGCGAAATCCGTCAATGAAAACGGATTACACTCGTGGTCTGGAGTGAGAGGAAACAGAACGTAG
- the LOC123476782 gene encoding calcium-dependent protein kinase 1-like, translated as MNAKGNDGCNALHHLCENSSCANLVDAIRNLIQCGIDVNVKVNDGSNALHYLCRYNSSSNLITAMEFLIGSRIDAKEKSNDGSNALHYLCRYNSSPNLTDAIKLLIENKIDVNAKDNEGSNAGHYLIQNYKSSNLRNAIQILIDEGIDTTEKDKSGRTIFDYLMEDKLKKKMEIEFDRNAFLGGGGYGSVFKGKLGNRQVAVKRVVFQHVNSKEEALMLQLDHLNIVKLLLCASDKDFRYYALELCEASLDKLFLKSDNPKRYNGAMPRRVDVFLQLALGLEHIHSQGFTHRDVKPQNILISKGHDNVDGITIKWADFGLSTTVNKRGTYTIRSTIKGTET; from the exons ATGAATGCAAAGGGCAACGATGGATGCAATGCGCTTCATCATTTGTGTGAAAACAGTTCATGCGCAAATTTAGTCGACGCAATTCGTAACTTAATCCAGTGCGGAATTGATGTGAACGTAAAGGTCAACGATGGATCAAACGCGCTCCATTATCTATGTCGATACAATTCCAGCTCAAACTTGATCACCGCAATGGAATTTTTGATCGGATCCAGAATTGACGCGAAAGAAAAGAGCAACGATGGATCAAATGCACTCCACTATTTATGTCGATACAATTCAAGCCCAAATTTAACCGACGCAATTAAACTTctcatcgaaaacaaaatcgaCGTGAATGCAAAGGACAACGAGGGTTCAAATGCTGGACATTATTTGATCCAAAACTATAAAAGTTCAAACTTAAGAAACGCAATTCAAATCTTGATCGATGAAGGAATCGACACGACCGAAAAGGACAAAAGCGGACGGACAATTTTCGACTATTTAATGGAAGataaattaaagaagaaaatggaaattgaaTTCGATCGTAAtgcttttttggggggaggtGGCTATGGCTCCGTATTTAAAGGAAAACTTGGAAACCGTCAAGTGGCAGTAAAAAGAGTTGTATTTCAACACGTCAACAGCAAGGAAGAAGCTCTAATGCTACAATTGGATCATCTCAACATCGTCAAACTTCTCCTTTGCGCAAGTGACAAGGACTTCCG ATACTACGCATTGGAATTGTGTGAAGCCTCTTTAGATAAACTGTTTCTGAAGTCAGATAACCCCAAAAGATACAACGGAGCTATGCCACGTCGTGTCGACGTTTTTCTTCAATTAGCTTTAGGACTGGAACACATCCATTCACAAGGATTTACTCATCGAGATGTTAAACCACAAAACATCCTAATTTCGAAAGGACATGACAACGTCGATGGTATAACAATCAAATGGGCGGATTTCGGCCTGTCCACAACAGTCAACAAACGGGGAACATACACCATAAGAAGTACAATTAAAGGGACTGAAACATGA
- the LOC116931967 gene encoding uncharacterized protein LOC116931967 isoform X2: protein MPYSIIAHQLLIDWMASKCGTLAHSQELEKDGESAAETPLIKMSKVAWPCADTSNESNDLETILGPIFTLLRCFGINFHEPSTKCRFLYETAKIGWAMLTLGTCGFRLMIYFPYIFTSSFVDVGSGKTVTHHWIEFLNYWIYVLAVYIGTVCMARWPAAKLWATMEQVLLQIPFAREDVARCRATSILCICGCLVALLLNLIFLLTVEMSLEFSWKRIAMTFLSVVYFYSFGSSVLFICSGRIIWTAFETVARQLELNCCPPSTHADVVWTYQRQFGVACRAAEKLCNTFGFVLFATVSYTFIGFVNASYNLLKSYQYSPLTANDGEDHFYIIPRMIRLAYVIVEHLFRLWLMCHTADLIRAKALSLVPVLQSIRNDLYSRQGCNDESHEVHTFLLEVSETSPTFGVLGMFTLTKHIIISLIGSTLTYLVVLCQFSTAADVNTSAPTNNSNHSS, encoded by the exons ATGCCATATTCTATAATAGCTCACCAGCTCTTGATTGATTGGATGGCGAGCAAGTGCGGAACTCTTGCG CATTCACAGGAGTTGGAAAAAGACGGCGAATCGGCAGCGGAAACTCCACTGATCAAGATGTCGAAAGTGGCCTGGCCATGTGCAGACACGAGTAACGAAAGCAACGATTTGGAAACGATATTGGGTCCAATTTTCACGCTTCTCCGTTGCTTCGGCATTAATTTCCACGAACCGTCGACAAAGTGCCGTTTTCTTTACGAGACGGCTAAAATCGGATGGGCGATGCTGACTCTCGGCACGTGTGGATTTCGTTTGATGATCTACTTCCCTTACATCTTTACCAGTTCGTTTGTCGACGTGGGATCTGGCAAGACTGTCACGCACCACTGGATCGAATTCCTTAATTATTGGATCTACGTTTTAGCCGTTTACATCGGCACTGTTTGCATGGCCAG ATGGCCAGCCGCTAAATTGTGGGCAACTATGGAACAAGTGCTGTTGCAAATCCCGTTCGCTCGGGAGGACGTTGCTCGTTGCCGTGCAACTTCTATCCTATGCATCTGTGGATGTCTCGTAGCA TTGCTACtgaatttgatatttttgCTGACTGTCGAAATGTCACTGGAATTTTCCTGGAAGAGGATAGCAATGACGTTTCTCTCTGTCGTTTATTTTTACTCGTTTGGATCGTCTGTCCTTTTCATCTGCTCTGGCCGAATTATTTGGACCGCTTTTGAAACAGTTGCTCGCCAATTGGAGTTGAATTGCTGCCCGCCATCAACTCACGCAGACGTCGTTTGGACATATCAACGGCAATTCGGTGTTGCATGCCGGGCAGCAGAGAAGCTGTGCAACACTTTCGGCTTTGTGCTTTTCGCCACTGTTTCGTACACTTTCATCGGCTTCGTCAACGCGTCCTACAACTTGCTGAAATCATACCAATATTCGCCGTTAACAGCAAATGATGGAGAAGATCATTTTTACATCATTCCCAGGATGATTCGATTGGCGTACGTAATAGTTGAGCATCTCTTCCGCTTGTGGCTGATGTGTCACACGGCGGATCTCATCCGCGCCAAAGCCCTTTCTCTCGTCCCCGTCCTGCAGAGCATCCGCAATGACCTCTACTCGCGCCAAGGTTGCAACGATGAAAGCCACGAG GTCCATACTTTCCTGCTGGAAGTGTCTGAAACGTCACCCACTTTCGGAGTGTTGGGAATGTTTACGCTCACCAAGCACATCATCATTTCC CTAATTGGTTCCACTCTAACTTACCTGGTGGTCTTGTGCCAATTCAGCACAGCAGCAGACGTCAATACGTCTGCACCCACCAATAATTCCAACCACTCGTCGTGA
- the LOC116931967 gene encoding uncharacterized protein LOC116931967 isoform X1, with product MRWKPNGSSYGRSEFLVTAGHCLTRLGMEKTRADAENIKLVEATEATAIETSPAQKLFSGSHPIPRRTPWLISAAIEFAMTFPVSTFLQQHWTEDWHSQELEKDGESAAETPLIKMSKVAWPCADTSNESNDLETILGPIFTLLRCFGINFHEPSTKCRFLYETAKIGWAMLTLGTCGFRLMIYFPYIFTSSFVDVGSGKTVTHHWIEFLNYWIYVLAVYIGTVCMARWPAAKLWATMEQVLLQIPFAREDVARCRATSILCICGCLVALLLNLIFLLTVEMSLEFSWKRIAMTFLSVVYFYSFGSSVLFICSGRIIWTAFETVARQLELNCCPPSTHADVVWTYQRQFGVACRAAEKLCNTFGFVLFATVSYTFIGFVNASYNLLKSYQYSPLTANDGEDHFYIIPRMIRLAYVIVEHLFRLWLMCHTADLIRAKALSLVPVLQSIRNDLYSRQGCNDESHEVHTFLLEVSETSPTFGVLGMFTLTKHIIISLIGSTLTYLVVLCQFSTAADVNTSAPTNNSNHSS from the exons ATGCGCTGGAAGCCCAACGGCTCGTCCTATGGACGGAGCGAATTCCTTGTGACCGCAGGCCATTGTCTTACAC GACTCGGAATGGAGAAGACGCGTGCCGATGCTGAAAACATTAAACTCGTCGAAGCAACTGAAGCCACAGCTATCGAAACGAGCCCTGCACAAAA attGTTTAGCGGGTCACACCCCATACCAAGACGGACACCCTGGTTAATATCAGCTGCCATTGAATTTGCCATGACCTTTCCGGTTTCTACTTTTCTGCAGCAGCATTGGACAGAGGATTGG CATTCACAGGAGTTGGAAAAAGACGGCGAATCGGCAGCGGAAACTCCACTGATCAAGATGTCGAAAGTGGCCTGGCCATGTGCAGACACGAGTAACGAAAGCAACGATTTGGAAACGATATTGGGTCCAATTTTCACGCTTCTCCGTTGCTTCGGCATTAATTTCCACGAACCGTCGACAAAGTGCCGTTTTCTTTACGAGACGGCTAAAATCGGATGGGCGATGCTGACTCTCGGCACGTGTGGATTTCGTTTGATGATCTACTTCCCTTACATCTTTACCAGTTCGTTTGTCGACGTGGGATCTGGCAAGACTGTCACGCACCACTGGATCGAATTCCTTAATTATTGGATCTACGTTTTAGCCGTTTACATCGGCACTGTTTGCATGGCCAG ATGGCCAGCCGCTAAATTGTGGGCAACTATGGAACAAGTGCTGTTGCAAATCCCGTTCGCTCGGGAGGACGTTGCTCGTTGCCGTGCAACTTCTATCCTATGCATCTGTGGATGTCTCGTAGCA TTGCTACtgaatttgatatttttgCTGACTGTCGAAATGTCACTGGAATTTTCCTGGAAGAGGATAGCAATGACGTTTCTCTCTGTCGTTTATTTTTACTCGTTTGGATCGTCTGTCCTTTTCATCTGCTCTGGCCGAATTATTTGGACCGCTTTTGAAACAGTTGCTCGCCAATTGGAGTTGAATTGCTGCCCGCCATCAACTCACGCAGACGTCGTTTGGACATATCAACGGCAATTCGGTGTTGCATGCCGGGCAGCAGAGAAGCTGTGCAACACTTTCGGCTTTGTGCTTTTCGCCACTGTTTCGTACACTTTCATCGGCTTCGTCAACGCGTCCTACAACTTGCTGAAATCATACCAATATTCGCCGTTAACAGCAAATGATGGAGAAGATCATTTTTACATCATTCCCAGGATGATTCGATTGGCGTACGTAATAGTTGAGCATCTCTTCCGCTTGTGGCTGATGTGTCACACGGCGGATCTCATCCGCGCCAAAGCCCTTTCTCTCGTCCCCGTCCTGCAGAGCATCCGCAATGACCTCTACTCGCGCCAAGGTTGCAACGATGAAAGCCACGAG GTCCATACTTTCCTGCTGGAAGTGTCTGAAACGTCACCCACTTTCGGAGTGTTGGGAATGTTTACGCTCACCAAGCACATCATCATTTCC CTAATTGGTTCCACTCTAACTTACCTGGTGGTCTTGTGCCAATTCAGCACAGCAGCAGACGTCAATACGTCTGCACCCACCAATAATTCCAACCACTCGTCGTGA
- the LOC116931967 gene encoding uncharacterized protein LOC116931967 isoform X3, with the protein MTFPVSTFLQQHWTEDWHSQELEKDGESAAETPLIKMSKVAWPCADTSNESNDLETILGPIFTLLRCFGINFHEPSTKCRFLYETAKIGWAMLTLGTCGFRLMIYFPYIFTSSFVDVGSGKTVTHHWIEFLNYWIYVLAVYIGTVCMARWPAAKLWATMEQVLLQIPFAREDVARCRATSILCICGCLVALLLNLIFLLTVEMSLEFSWKRIAMTFLSVVYFYSFGSSVLFICSGRIIWTAFETVARQLELNCCPPSTHADVVWTYQRQFGVACRAAEKLCNTFGFVLFATVSYTFIGFVNASYNLLKSYQYSPLTANDGEDHFYIIPRMIRLAYVIVEHLFRLWLMCHTADLIRAKALSLVPVLQSIRNDLYSRQGCNDESHEVHTFLLEVSETSPTFGVLGMFTLTKHIIISLIGSTLTYLVVLCQFSTAADVNTSAPTNNSNHSS; encoded by the exons ATGACCTTTCCGGTTTCTACTTTTCTGCAGCAGCATTGGACAGAGGATTGG CATTCACAGGAGTTGGAAAAAGACGGCGAATCGGCAGCGGAAACTCCACTGATCAAGATGTCGAAAGTGGCCTGGCCATGTGCAGACACGAGTAACGAAAGCAACGATTTGGAAACGATATTGGGTCCAATTTTCACGCTTCTCCGTTGCTTCGGCATTAATTTCCACGAACCGTCGACAAAGTGCCGTTTTCTTTACGAGACGGCTAAAATCGGATGGGCGATGCTGACTCTCGGCACGTGTGGATTTCGTTTGATGATCTACTTCCCTTACATCTTTACCAGTTCGTTTGTCGACGTGGGATCTGGCAAGACTGTCACGCACCACTGGATCGAATTCCTTAATTATTGGATCTACGTTTTAGCCGTTTACATCGGCACTGTTTGCATGGCCAG ATGGCCAGCCGCTAAATTGTGGGCAACTATGGAACAAGTGCTGTTGCAAATCCCGTTCGCTCGGGAGGACGTTGCTCGTTGCCGTGCAACTTCTATCCTATGCATCTGTGGATGTCTCGTAGCA TTGCTACtgaatttgatatttttgCTGACTGTCGAAATGTCACTGGAATTTTCCTGGAAGAGGATAGCAATGACGTTTCTCTCTGTCGTTTATTTTTACTCGTTTGGATCGTCTGTCCTTTTCATCTGCTCTGGCCGAATTATTTGGACCGCTTTTGAAACAGTTGCTCGCCAATTGGAGTTGAATTGCTGCCCGCCATCAACTCACGCAGACGTCGTTTGGACATATCAACGGCAATTCGGTGTTGCATGCCGGGCAGCAGAGAAGCTGTGCAACACTTTCGGCTTTGTGCTTTTCGCCACTGTTTCGTACACTTTCATCGGCTTCGTCAACGCGTCCTACAACTTGCTGAAATCATACCAATATTCGCCGTTAACAGCAAATGATGGAGAAGATCATTTTTACATCATTCCCAGGATGATTCGATTGGCGTACGTAATAGTTGAGCATCTCTTCCGCTTGTGGCTGATGTGTCACACGGCGGATCTCATCCGCGCCAAAGCCCTTTCTCTCGTCCCCGTCCTGCAGAGCATCCGCAATGACCTCTACTCGCGCCAAGGTTGCAACGATGAAAGCCACGAG GTCCATACTTTCCTGCTGGAAGTGTCTGAAACGTCACCCACTTTCGGAGTGTTGGGAATGTTTACGCTCACCAAGCACATCATCATTTCC CTAATTGGTTCCACTCTAACTTACCTGGTGGTCTTGTGCCAATTCAGCACAGCAGCAGACGTCAATACGTCTGCACCCACCAATAATTCCAACCACTCGTCGTGA